From Rhizobium favelukesii:
TCAGGATGTTAAAGAAGGCTGTGTCGCGACTCCGACAAAACCTCCGGGAGGTATCTGATGACGTCACCTGACGCCGCTGTCGCCAGTTTGGCGCTTTCGAAGGAAGTGCCCCTGGAGCGGTGCGCTCACTGCGCTGATAACGCGTCCTCGTTTTGGCGTCCTCTACACGGCGTCCAAAGTCTAACAAGGAGCCGCCAGCAGAAGAGGTCGATCGGTCATAGGTATAGCGCGTCAACCTAGATGAGAGAACGCGTCTCACCTTGATTGATTGCCGCCCTGTACACAGCGTTGGTCTGACCCACCGCCCGTGGGCGATCTCATTTTCCGGTTTCGCCGGAGCTAAATTTGGCGTGCAGTTCGGAAATGAGGCTCTTCAGCTCCCATTCCGGAACCAATGAAGATGCCTCGGTTGGTGGCAGCCAGATTAGCACGCGTTCTCGACACTCCGGAAATGTGAATCTAACCTTTTTAACCTTCAGGAGATGGACTTCCACGACGCACTGAATGGAGCGATTGTCTTCAAGCCTCTTCAGATATGTGTAGTACCCGTACGGCTTCTTTTTGCCTTTGCCTTTTATGCCGCCTTCTTCCCACGCTTCACGTTCCGCAACCTCATGCGGCCGCAACCCCTTGATCGGCCATCCCTTCGGGATGGTCCAGCGGTGCGTTTCGCGTGTCGTGATCAGAAGAACTTCCAGTATCCCGTCAGGATTGACCCGAAAGCAGATGGCACCGACTTGATCGGCAGCCTGTCCATGCATTATGGCCTCCGCATGCAGAGCAGGCCGCGCACTCGCCCAATCGAGTACAGCGAATTTAGGAGTGCACCAAAGATGCCATAGGCCGGTGGATGTAGCTCGAGCGGGATCATTGACCAACGTTCGCTGAGCGCTGGGAAAAAGATGCTGCAATGACTAGAAAGGGTCTGCGGGTCATCCAGCGCCTTGCACTGGTCTCGCGGGCGCGGGATCAGCCAGGTACCTGGCCAATCGCGCGTGTCAAAGGGGAAACGAGACAGGGGTTCTCCATGGATGCGACAGATGCGTGTAGCGGGGTTCCATTGGGCGCCGGTACAGGCCGGACGATTTGAACAGTTAAGTCTCAACAATCGAGCGCGATATGATCGGGAACGGAAATCGCTTTCCCCATAGGTTTTACTTCTCTCTCGCCACTCATCAGCTGGGTCGTTTTCAGGTTGGGCCGGGTCGCTAATCTCGTCAGCGGTTTGCGGCCTCTCAAGCGAAAAGCGAGCGAAAGGACTCGCCGCGCGGCGGTACTTTCTCAGGCTCGAATGGCGCGATGAAGAAGCCTGATCACGCGCTGCCGACGGCGACAGGCAACACGGTTCAAAAAGATCGGAACCGGCCTCGCGTCGCACTCTAAAATGGAGCAAAACGATGAGATTCTCCTCTTCCATGCAGCGTAATACTTTTCCAAAGTTTCCTCTTCCTTTCCTCCATCGCGCCTGCCCGCGACACAGCTGCAGGCTCGTAGTGGCCGCCGCTTTGTGATGGAGAGGTTTCAAATCTCATGCCAATCTGACTAATTAGGCCGCAGAAATGTTTTTTATGACCGTTTTCAGATATTTAGGCCTAGGGAAAGCGAGAGGTTGACGCGACTGGCCTGTGTCACGGATGCAACAAAAAAAGGTGCCGGTTTCATTTCGAATGAGGGCAGGAAGTCGGAGCTGCACACACTAATCTGAGCCAATCAGCGAGCTACTGGGTCCCTCCCTGGCGGTGCGGCTTCCAGTTGTCTTCGTATGCTGCAGGCAAGGTGCGCCCATCGGCGCAAAAAAAAGCGCGATCTGGAGACCAGATCGCGCTAAACCGCACTTGCCGTGCGGGCCCTGGGAGGCATTACTTGGCCGGCTTGGTCACCGGCGGAATGATTTGATCGGCACCTCGCCGGCAAGCGCTGCCGAGAGCTGCGCTCGATCGAGCTCGCCTTCCCACTTCGCCACGACGAGCGTTGCAATTGCATTGCCGATAATATTAGTAATTGCCCGGCATTCCGACATGAAACGGTCGATGCCGAGGATCAGCGCCATACCGGCGACCGGCACCGCCGGAACGACCGAGAGCGTCGCGGCAAGCGTGATGAAACCGGCGCCGGTTATGCCGGCTGCACCCTTTGAACTCAGCATGGCGACGAACAGCAGCAGGATCTGGTCGCCGAGGGAAAGCGGTGTGTCGGTCGCCTGGGCAATGAAGAGCGCCGCAAGGGTCATGTAGATGTTGGTGCCATCGAGGTTAAAGGAAAAACCGGTCGGGATGACGAGACCAACGACCGAACGCTTGCAGCCCGCCTTCTCCATCTTGTTCATGAGGCCTGGAAGCGCAGCCTCTGAGGACGAGGTGCCCAGTACCAGCAGCAGTTCCTCCTTTATATAGCGGATGAGCGCGACGATCGAAAAACCGTTATAACGCGCCACCGCACCGAGCACGAGGAAGACGAAGAGGAATGAGGTGAGATAGAAGGTGCCGATCAACATTGCGAGGTTGGCGATCGAGGCGACGCCGTACTTGCCGATCGTGAAGGCCATGGCTCCGAAGGCACCGATTGGTGCCGCTTTCATGAGGATCGTCACCAGCTGGAAGATCGGCAGTGCCAGCGCTTGCAGGAAGTCGACGACTAGCTCGGCCTTCTTTCCGACCATAGCAAGGGCCATGCCAAAGAGAACGGAGATAAAGAGAACTTGAAGGATGTCGCCTTCGGCGAAGGCGCCTGCAAGCGTCGTCGGAATGATGTGCATGAGGAAAGCGGTCACCGACTGATCGTTTGCCTTCGCCATGTAGGTGGCGATCGAGTTCACGTCGAGCGAGGCCGGGTCGATATGCATGCCCGCGCCCGGCTGCACCACATTCACGACCACGAGGCCCACGACAAGCGCCAGCGTCGAAAAGGTCAAGAAGTACGCCATCGCCTTAGCGGCGACGCGACCGACCTTGGCGAGATCGGTTATGCTGGCGATACCAGTTGCAACGGTCAGGAAGATGACCGGCGCGATAATCATCTTCACGAGCTTGATGAAGGCGTCGCCGAGCGGCTGCATCTGCGTGCCGACTGCGGGGTAAAAATGCCCGAGCAGGATACCCGTGGCGATTGCCGCAAGAACTTGGACATAGAGATGTCGATGGAATGGTGTCTTGCCGCGGATCTTCGCAGAATGCTCAACGTTCATTGCCGAATCCCCCATATGGCGTGAACCGTGCTCAAAGCCGTTTGCCGAATCGACGCCGAGGGCGTAGTTGCGGTCACTAGCAAACGTTAGCTTCACCTAATTCAAACCGGTCGCGCATCCCGGTGTTTCGCTTTGCTCAGGAACAAAGCAGTTTCTATATTCCTTACATTCTCGGCAACTGGGTGCCGTGCATAGCGAAAACCCCTCGGCCTCACAAAGCATGCGATAAAGATACTTTTTCCACCTCATGTGATTGGTATTGCCGGCTGCTAGCGTGGGAAAATGGATGGCAAGCAAGAGGCTAAGTTCGGACCTATCGGATAGACCAAGCTCCAGCCACAGATGGTCGTGGCGCAAGGCGCGCCGGGCGATGATCTTGGCGAAACAAGCGCTTGTTGGGTCGCCCTGTCGAGCATGCGCGAGCAACAGATCCCGCAGAAGTTCCTCTTCCACACCCGGCTCGGCTTCGCGCACGTTTTCCAAGCTGAACGCCTGCTTAACAGTGGCGGGAACACAGTGTTTGAGGATGTCTCGCAGTTCGGCACGGGAAAGGCCGGTTGCCTCGGTCGCAGTTGCCACGTCGGCCGCAATCTCTTCCAACACGTGCAAGAGCACGCAGGAAAAGACGTACTGATCGAAGTCCATATCCAAGTCTATAGGTTGCTTCAGATCCAGCGATTGCGGTGATTGTAGCGAACCAGATCGATCAGTCGGGAGGGTCACTCTCCTATTCGACAAATTTCGGATCTGAGTGACACTTGACATGTTGCTTCCCTCCTTCGCTACGTCGCCACGAGATGATCTGCGGCGCGGCAGCGTACTGCTCTAGGATAGTGTTTCAAAACTCATGCCAATCGCGTTTACAGAGGCTGCTTGATCAAGCTTTTGCTATGTTTTCAAAAGGCTAAGCAAGCTCCTGGTTGCAGGCAGGGTGGACACCGAAGTGTCTAGGAACCGACAAAACGACAAGTTGCGTGTCGGTTCTGCGCCGAAAGTTGCGGGGGCCTCGTTATTGAGACGCTGACAATAAATTCGCGGCGTTCTGGCTTTGCAAGACTGCCATCGCAAGGACAAGGTCAAACGTGGGGTCGAGCTCGCGCCGCGGCCATTTTGGGGCCGCGTTGCATTGATTGTGTCAAAGCTGCGTCAGCCGTCCAACCGGAGAGGGCATGACTTAAAATATAGGCAGCGCTTGCTCAAACCGAAGGGAAAGGGGACTCAGTACGCGCCATGCCAGATCCTTAATCGTGCAGGGCAACGCAGTGCAGTCACGGACACGATGTCAAATGGCACGGCGCTTGCAGCCCGTTGGAAGCCGCCCAACAGCCGAACAGAGCAGTTGACGCGACGCCGCTTACGGGTCCGACTATTGTGAGTTTTTTCGAGACCTCTGGACAATATTGAGGACACTCTATAGCGGGCTCGAAAGCATCCAGAGCCGGAAAGGAGCAATGCTGATGACGATGAAGAAAAGGGTTCCGTTCGTTACTTTTCGCACACGTGTTCGCGATGAGACCGTCGACGGACCAAATCCGTACCGTTGGGAAAACAAGACGACGGAAGATTATTTTGGCGGTAGGCGCACGATTTTATTTTCGCTCCCGGGCGCCTTCACGCCGACCTGTTCAACTTATCAATTGCCCGATTTTGATAAGCTCTACGAGGAATTTGAGAAGCACGGAATCGAGTCGGTCTACTGCCTCTCTGTCAACGACGCATTCGTAATGAATGCGTGGGGCAAGGCATCTGGACTGAAGAAGGTCAAGCTAATTCCTGATGGTTCGGGTGAATTCACTCGCAAGATGGGCATGTTAGTCGCAAAGGACAATCTGGGCTTTGGCCTTCGCTCCTGGCGCTACGCTGCCGTGATCAACGATTGTCTTATAGAACAATGGTTCGTGGAGGAAGGCCTTTCGGACAATTGCGAAACCGATCCCTATGGGGCCTCGTCGCCACAGAACATTCTCAAAACGCTGAAGTCTCTCGAGACCGAGTCCGCCCCTGACCAAAGCGAACGTCTGACGGCTCTTTGAGAGAGGATCCTAAATTTCGTTCCACGACAAGCTCGTGCTCCAATGCTTAAGGTGTGGTTCTGCGTTGGGTTGGTGCGCTGAATGCGCCCCTACCAAGCCTGGCGTACACACTCGTATCGATGCCTGACCAAACCCAGTGCTAACCAGGAATGACCCCTCAGAGTTTACGCTATCCCAGGCGCCCCTCTGCGTTGTTCGGTCTCGACGGTGTTGGAAATGCGACATAGCGGCCTGAGCTTAACGCTGCTTTAGCAGGGTTTTTCGGTTGGCACGCTAAGTGCATCGTCGAATTACGAACAAATCTCGAAACCAGGAGAAACGATCAGATGATCACGCTCACCGAAATGGCAATCGCCGCAGTGAAGGGCGTCATATCCCAGGCTCCCGAGCCTGTGACCGGCTTGCGCATCACCGTCGAAATGGACGGCTGCGCCGGCATTCAATACAATGTGGGCTTGGAGAGCGATTCCCGAGAGGGCGATGCTGTTATTGAGACGGGTGGGGTCAAGGTGTTCGTGGACGCAGGATCTCAACCCCACATTGCCGGCTCGACCTTGGATTTCGTCACGGATCCGGGTTCCTTCGGTTTTATCATCGATCATCCTAACCCGCTGGAGAAGTGCGCCTGCGGCAAGTCCTGTGGCTAATCACATCGCATGCGAACCTGCAAGCGGGATCGACACAGTTGCAATGTTTGTGTCACATCGGTCGTTGAGTGGTATCTAATGGAAGCTATTTATCTCGATAATAATGCATCAACACAAGTCGATGCCGAAGTTGTTCATGCGATGCTACCGTTCTTTTTGAACCAGTTTGGCAACCCTTCATCGATGCATGACAGCGGCGCCGCCGCCAGCGCAGCGATTAAGACGGCGCGGCGGCAGTTGCAAGCGCTGACCGGCGCAAAGTTTGACCATGAGATCGCTTTCACTTCGGGCGGGACCGAAAGCGTTAATACAGCGATTCTTTCGGGTCTTGAGATGGATCCCGGGCGCACGGAGATAGTGACTTCGGCGGTAGAGCATCCGGCCGCGCTGACGCTATGCGCACACCTTGAGAAGACGCGCGGCGTCAAAGTGCACAGGATCCCGGTGGACCACCATGGCCGCCTCGACCTTGATGCCTACAGGACCGCCCTCACCCATCGCGTCGCAATCGTTTCGATCATGTGGGCGAACAACGAGACAGGCACAATATTCCCCGTCGAAAGGCTCGCTGAGATGGCGAAGCAAGTTGGCGCACTTTTTCACGCCGATGCAGTGCAAGCGGTCGGCAAGCAGACGATGGACCTGAAATCGACGGCAATCGACATGCTGTCGCTCTCCGCCCACAAGCTACATGGACCGAAAGGCGTCGGCGCCCTCTACATAAAACGCGATGCGCCCTTTGAGGCACTCGTAAGGGGCGGTCATCAGGAGCGCGGCCGACGCGCCGGCACAGAGAACACGCCCGGGATCGTAGGTTTAGGCAAGGCGGCCGAGCTCGCATTGGAGCGCATGGACGAGGAAAACAAACGCGTAAAATCGCTCCGCGATCGATTGGAGAGAGGACTTCTTGAGCGCATCCCCGGGACCTTCGTCACCGGCGACCCCCTGGCACGATTATCGAATACCACGAACGTCGCCTTCGATCGCATTGCCGGCGAAGCAATACAATTTGTGCTCAATCGCCATGGCATCGCTTGCTCCTCGGGCTCCGCCTGCACTTCTGGTTCCTCGGTGCAGAGCCATGTTCTAACGGCCATGAACATTCGCCAGGTTACGCCACTCGGGGCAGTTCGCTTTTCCTTTTCACGCTATAACCGCGATGAGGACGTCGATCGAGTGCTCGAACTAATACCAGGAATCGTGGCGCAGCTACGTGACGGCGCCGCCCCCGTCTCCAGGGGGCAGGCAAAGTGATGCCGGCCTTCCAATCCCGCTATCCGCTTGAGAGTAACCGAGGTCCAGAAACCGCGATGTTCCACAATAAAACGCCGCTAACAAGGCCCCTGGCGTCACCTCACCCCGCGAGACGAATGGAGACCGTCCACTCGCTCACTTCGGCCTGCGTCCTCAATGCGGGATCGATAGGTCTGCGCGCCGAAGAGATCGACGAGGTTCGTGCCACGGGCGCTTTTG
This genomic window contains:
- a CDS encoding NUDIX hydrolase, with protein sequence MHGQAADQVGAICFRVNPDGILEVLLITTRETHRWTIPKGWPIKGLRPHEVAEREAWEEGGIKGKGKKKPYGYYTYLKRLEDNRSIQCVVEVHLLKVKKVRFTFPECRERVLIWLPPTEASSLVPEWELKSLISELHAKFSSGETGK
- a CDS encoding dicarboxylate/amino acid:cation symporter, whose amino-acid sequence is MNVEHSAKIRGKTPFHRHLYVQVLAAIATGILLGHFYPAVGTQMQPLGDAFIKLVKMIIAPVIFLTVATGIASITDLAKVGRVAAKAMAYFLTFSTLALVVGLVVVNVVQPGAGMHIDPASLDVNSIATYMAKANDQSVTAFLMHIIPTTLAGAFAEGDILQVLFISVLFGMALAMVGKKAELVVDFLQALALPIFQLVTILMKAAPIGAFGAMAFTIGKYGVASIANLAMLIGTFYLTSFLFVFLVLGAVARYNGFSIVALIRYIKEELLLVLGTSSSEAALPGLMNKMEKAGCKRSVVGLVIPTGFSFNLDGTNIYMTLAALFIAQATDTPLSLGDQILLLFVAMLSSKGAAGITGAGFITLAATLSVVPAVPVAGMALILGIDRFMSECRAITNIIGNAIATLVVAKWEGELDRAQLSAALAGEVPIKSFRR
- a CDS encoding nitrogen fixation protein NifQ — translated: MSSVTQIRNLSNRRVTLPTDRSGSLQSPQSLDLKQPIDLDMDFDQYVFSCVLLHVLEEIAADVATATEATGLSRAELRDILKHCVPATVKQAFSLENVREAEPGVEEELLRDLLLAHARQGDPTSACFAKIIARRALRHDHLWLELGLSDRSELSLLLAIHFPTLAAGNTNHMRWKKYLYRMLCEAEGFSLCTAPSCRECKEYRNCFVPEQSETPGCATGLN
- a CDS encoding peroxiredoxin, producing MTMKKRVPFVTFRTRVRDETVDGPNPYRWENKTTEDYFGGRRTILFSLPGAFTPTCSTYQLPDFDKLYEEFEKHGIESVYCLSVNDAFVMNAWGKASGLKKVKLIPDGSGEFTRKMGMLVAKDNLGFGLRSWRYAAVINDCLIEQWFVEEGLSDNCETDPYGASSPQNILKTLKSLETESAPDQSERLTAL
- a CDS encoding iron-sulfur cluster assembly accessory protein — encoded protein: MITLTEMAIAAVKGVISQAPEPVTGLRITVEMDGCAGIQYNVGLESDSREGDAVIETGGVKVFVDAGSQPHIAGSTLDFVTDPGSFGFIIDHPNPLEKCACGKSCG
- the nifS gene encoding cysteine desulfurase NifS; amino-acid sequence: MEAIYLDNNASTQVDAEVVHAMLPFFLNQFGNPSSMHDSGAAASAAIKTARRQLQALTGAKFDHEIAFTSGGTESVNTAILSGLEMDPGRTEIVTSAVEHPAALTLCAHLEKTRGVKVHRIPVDHHGRLDLDAYRTALTHRVAIVSIMWANNETGTIFPVERLAEMAKQVGALFHADAVQAVGKQTMDLKSTAIDMLSLSAHKLHGPKGVGALYIKRDAPFEALVRGGHQERGRRAGTENTPGIVGLGKAAELALERMDEENKRVKSLRDRLERGLLERIPGTFVTGDPLARLSNTTNVAFDRIAGEAIQFVLNRHGIACSSGSACTSGSSVQSHVLTAMNIRQVTPLGAVRFSFSRYNRDEDVDRVLELIPGIVAQLRDGAAPVSRGQAK